The proteins below are encoded in one region of Mangifera indica cultivar Alphonso chromosome 7, CATAS_Mindica_2.1, whole genome shotgun sequence:
- the LOC123221116 gene encoding protease 2 — MHRVGRRSFHSFALLSSFVSLTPKIPQRISFSTSSMEAANLQSPPPPVAKKVEHVMEIFGDPRVDNYYWLRDDSRSDPDVLSYLKLENAYTESLMSGVKKFEDDLFAEIRGRIKEDDISAPVRRGQYYYYQRTLEGKEYVQHCRRLISSSEIPPSVYDTMPTGPDAPPEHIILDENVKAENHAYYSIDAFKVSPNNKLVAYAEDTKGDEIYTVYVIDIETGAPVGKPLVGITSELEWAGDEALVYITMDEILRPYKVWLHKMGADQSSDTCLYHEKDDMYSLALEASESKKYLFVGSESKITSFVSYLDVSKPEELRVLTPRVVGTDTSVSHRGNHFFIKRRSAEFFNSELLACPVDNTSETTVLIPHRESVKIQDIQLFTDHLIVYEREMGLPKITTYCLPAVEEPLKSLQVGTSVEFIDPVYSVEPLESQFSSSILRFGYSSLKTPPSVYDYDMNTGTSVLKKLETVLGEFDASNYVTERKWASASDGTQIPLSIVYHKNLVKLDGSDPLLLYGYGSYEMCIDPSFKASRLSLLDRGFIYAIAHIRGGGEMGRQWYENGKLLKKKNTFTDFIACAQYLIENQYCTKEKLCIEGRSAGGLLIGAVLNMRPDLFKAAVAGVPFVDVLTTMLDPTIPLTTSEWEEWGDPRKEEFYFYMKSYSPVDNVKAQNYPNILVTAGLNDPRVMYSEPAKFVAKLRDTKTDANTLLFKCELGAGHFSKSGRFEKLQEDAFTYTFIMKALNMIPGFGSEQS; from the exons ATGCATCGGGTTGGAAGACGTTCATTCCACTCTTTTGCTTTACTTTCATCGTTTGTTTCGCTTACTCCCAAGATCCCCCAGCGCATCTCGTTTTCAACGTCGTCAATGGAGGCAGCGAACTTACAGTCACCGCCGCCGCCAGTGGCCAAGAAGGTAGAACACGTGATGGAGATATTTGGCGACCCCCGAGTTGACAACTACTACTGGCTCCGAGACGACTCTCGTTCCGATCCCGACGTCCTCTCATACCTCAAGCTCGAAAATGCCTACACAGAGTCGCTCATGTCTG GAGTGAAAAAGTTTGAGGATGATTTATTTGCTGAGATAAGAGGAAGAATCAAGGAGGATGATATTTCTGCACCAGTCCGGAGAGGGCAGTACTACTATTATCAAAGAACTTTAGAGGGTAAGGAATATGTTCAGCATTGTAGGCGACTTATCTCCAGCAGTGAGATTCCACCCTCTGTCTATGATACTATGCCAACTGGACCTGATGCTCCTCCAGAGCATATCATCTTGGATGAGAATGTTAAGGCTGAAAATCATGCTTATTACAGCATTGATGCTTTCAAG gtTAGTCCAAATAATAAGTTGGTGGCATACGCGGAAGACACTAAAGGAGATGAAATATATACTGTTTATGTCATTGATATAGAGACTGGTGCTCCTGTGGGGAAGCCTCTGGTCGGCATAACTTCAGAGCTTGAATGGGCTGGTGATGAAGCTTTAGTTTACATTACAATGGATGAAATCCTTCGGCCTTATAAG GTGTGGTTACATAAGATGGGAGCAGACCAGTCGAGTGATACTTGCCTTTATCATGAGAAGGATGATATGTATTCTCTTGCTCTTGAAGCTTCAGAGAGCAAGAAATATTTGTTTGTTGGGTCTGAAAGCAAAATTACAAGTTTTGTATCCTATCTTGATGTTTCCAAGCCTGAAGAACTGAGGGTTTTGACACCTCGTGTAGTAGGCACTGATACATCTGTCAGTCATCGAGGAAACCATTTCTTTATAAAGAGGAGAAGTGCTGAATTCTTCAACTCAGAACTACTAGCATGCCCTGTGGATAATACATCTGAAACTACAGTTCTTATACCGCACAGGGAAAG CGTAAAAATTCAGGACATACAGCTTTTCACAGACCATCTTATTGTTTATGAGCGTGAAATGGGTTTGCCCAAAATTACCACTTATTGCCTTCCCGCTGTTGAAGAGCCACTCAAAAGCCTTCAAGTTGGCACGTCTGTTGAGTTTATTGACCCTGTGTACTCTGTCGAACCATTAGAATCACAATTCTCTTCCAGTATTTTGCGGTTTGGGTATAGCTCATTGAAGACGCCTCCCTCAGTATATGATTATGATATGAATACAGGGACTTCTGTTTTGAAGAAGCTTGAAACT GTCTTGGGGGAGTTTGATGCATCAAATTATGTTACTGAAAGGAAGTGGGCCAGTGCTTCAGATGGCACTCAGATTCCTTTATCCATTGTTTATCATAAGAATCTTGTGAAGCTTGATGGATCAGATCCATTACTACTTTATGGCTATGGTTCATATGAG ATGTGCATCGATCCTAGTTTCAAGGCATCACGACTTTCTTTATTAGACCGTGGTTTCATCTATGCAATTGCTCACATACGGGGAGGAGGTGAAATGGGGAGGCAGTGGTATGAGAATGGGAAgttgttaaagaaaaagaatacttTCACTGATTTTATTGCCTGTGCTCAGTATTTAATAGAAAACCAGTACTGTACAAAGGAGAAGTTGTGCATTGAAGGAAGAAGTGCTGGGGGATTGCTTATTGGTGCTGTCCTCAATATGAGGCCTGATTTGTTTAAGGCTGCTGTTGCTGGAGTCCCTTTTGTTGATGTTCTGACTACAATGCTTGATCCAACTATCCCTCTTACAACTTCAGAGTGGGAG GAATGGGGTGACCCAAGGAAGGAggaattttatttctatatgaAGTCGTATTCTCCTGTTGATAAT GTCAAGGCTCAAAATTATCCTAACATTCTTGTCACTGCTGGTTTAAATG ATCCTCGCGTTATGTATTCAGAACCTGCCAAGTTTGTGGCAAAACTGAGGGATACAAAAACTGATGCTAATACACTGTTATTTAAATGTGAACTTGGTGCGGGACATTTTTCGAAGTCTGGGAG ATTTGAGAAGCTTCAAGAAGATGCATTCACATATACTTTTATAATGAAGGCTCTAAACATGATCCCTGGCTTTGGTTCCGAGCAGAGCTAG